A genomic segment from Daphnia pulex isolate KAP4 chromosome 5, ASM2113471v1 encodes:
- the LOC124193783 gene encoding uncharacterized protein LOC124193783 — MSRSGQSSSTYTRKLYFDPKADEPKGDGYWITDEELRDKLSNLVDVSENIDEVRYYSNPIYPWQVSNNHLHHAFIVFQTKKWWWSIEKNNEGVTIQRSKNQESVCDMYRRVNRTTGITSSTNITLVNKSSGCTKLNELINYLWRKDYLNQEYGVLSYNCQHFADLIFKRIAESKTLQELDVYFDSAADQPSGTSGMGFITVDELLSRVHDLSSSDEILVKIEIYKAPINSWQVMDALMYHLFVIFQTNEDTYWSIERWPTRFTMQRAKNKGILLTECERNPRPANWFTPVKVYQSANAKRMPLSAVMDFIWKKDKLNESYDSLSNNSKHFARSVYNQFQDGCQVK, encoded by the coding sequence ATGTCCAGAAGTGGCCAAAGTAGTTCGACGTACACGAGAAAGTTGTACTTTGATCCTAAAGCGGACGAGCCGAAGGGAGACGGCTATTGGATAACAGATGAAGAACTACGTGACAAACTTTCGAATCTGGTGGACGTGTCCGAGAACATTGACGAAGTGAGGTATTACAGCAACCCGATTTACCCGTGGCAGGTGTCCAACAATCACCTCCATCATGCTTTCATCGTATTCCAAACGAAGAAATGGTGGTGGTCCATCGAGAAAAACAATGAAGGCGTCACAATCCAGCGCTCCAAAAATCAGGAAAGTGTTTGTGATATGTACAGGAGGGTGAACCGTACAACCGGGATAACTTCCTCGACAAACATCACATTGGTGAATAAATCCAGTGGATGCACGAAATTAAACGAGCTCATCAATTACCTCTGGAGGAAAGATTACTTGAATCAAGAATACGGCGTTCTTTCCTACAACTGTCAACACTTTGctgatttaattttcaagCGGATAGCGGAGTCAAAAACTTTACAAGAGCTGGATGTTTATTTTGATTCGGCAGCTGATCAACCGTCGGGAACAAGTGGGATGGGATTCATCACTGTCGACGAACTTCTCAGCCGTGTTCATGATTTGAGCTCTTCTGATGAGATTCtagttaaaattgaaatttacaaGGCACCGATTAACTCGTGGCAGGTCATGGATGCATTAATGTATCACCTTTTCGTGATTTTCCAAACGAATGAGGACACATACTGGTCCATCGAGCGATGGCCGACTCGTTTCACGATGCAGCGAGCTAAAAATAAAGGCATTCTATTGACCGAGTGTGAACGAAACCCTCGGCCAGCAAACTGGTTCACTCCGGTCAAGGTTTATCAATCAGCAAATGCAAAAAGGATGCCCTTGAGTGCAGTCATGGACTTTATTTGGAAGAAGGACAAATTAAACGAGTCATATGACTCCTTAAGTAATAACAGCAAACATTTTGCCAGAAGTGTTTATAATCAGTTTCAAGACGGTTGCCAAGTTAAGTGA